From Vigna angularis cultivar LongXiaoDou No.4 chromosome 11, ASM1680809v1, whole genome shotgun sequence:
GGAAGAGGATGTAAGTTCAACTCTTCTCACTACCAATAAAcatttgttaataataaaaatcacgtTTTTAAATCTTTCTTTCTACGTGGtgtttaactttattatttctAACTAATGTGTAATATAGACTAAGATTATTCCCAACAATACATGTtggaaaagattttcaaataGTTAATTCATAGTTTCCAGTTAAAAGTTATAAGGTTGGTTTGACGAGTTTTCAATTGAGTGGAAAAAGTTGTGGATTCTTCACTATATCTACCAATTCACTGACAACTAATTaagaaaaactaaacatttaaTTTATGAGTGCTTTTTACATAATGTTTagctttattatttttaactgatgtaaaatataaactcatgtttatattatttctaaCAAGACATGCTCTTAAAGACCTTCAAGCAGTCAACTCATGGCTGACAGTTGGTTAATGTGCATGCATTGTCTGATTATACTGCTCGTTACCTGCAATATTGGTGCAGTTTTCAAACGGTTTAATTCATGTAAATTGCAGCTTGTTAGCAGTTTCAAGACCAGGCAACCTTTGCCTTTTGCAACTTCTGTTATATAGCATGTCTTGTGCTtaagttaattttcttttatataaatgaaatattttgatatatatatatatatatatatatatatatatatatatttatatgtatatatgtatatgtatgctGGTTGTTTGATTATAAACTGGCATAAGTCTCTGTAAGTTTTCTCCTTTAGAAATGTGAAAAGAGTGTTTTGTAGCCGTTTACTTttgaataaaatgataaaggCATTGTAAATTTAATATGGAATGAATGAATGCAATGTAATTGCATTTGACTTGTGAGCAAGGGCGTCGATGGGCCCCAGTTCACAAGATTGCTCGGCTTCTTGTCCCTATCAAATATCTACACCcttaagataaaataaacaaaatacaatgGATGTGTACCATAACTTCCTTCTCTTATAAATCATAGcagaaaataatttcattagTTCCAAAATTCTGTCACATGCCACACCTAAtcttttatttgctttcagAATTTTGAATTGATATTCAATAATTTGAGCAACATGGCTACTCACAACAACTATTTCTCACTTATAATCTCTCACTACTCACTATAATCTCTCACTGTAAAATATCTCTCCCTATTTAACATTATGAGagttcaaaataattaaagttatgAGCAGACACAAACCAAGCAATTAATCTCTTTTACGTTTctactaaaatataaatcacTAAATTTATGttcttattataaaatcttattaaaaaaattattaacagtCATAAATTCTCATCTTGGTAGATTTGTGAACTTTGAAGTCTACAAAAATTCGTCCATTCAACTTTACTTACATTAGCGAAATTAATTTTTGATtcagtaaattaaaaaattgttaaatatttaaatgagtCAAAGtcttataaaaagaaaaaaattgaataatatataatacatttttatctCAATATTTATAACAATTGTTCAGTgttattttttagttgtttttacttaatgttatttcaatatttctcattttttttacttaatgttATTCTTTCCATTAAAAGAGCGTGAAGTTGTTAGATGATCTGTTTCTTTATATTAACATTTCACGTGAAAAAGTGATACATATGTTtcgataaaagaaaaaaatatccaCGTCATTCTAGtaagttattatattaatatgaatCTAACTTAAAGAGAACAcattaactcatgtttttattttgctCATTAAACATACTAAAAAAACACGGTCCAACAAAACTTATTAAGTCTTCTCAGTTTAAAAAGACTCAAACTTACATCTATTCATAGAGTATCCATATATCATAAATAATCTAGACAATTTAATATTATGGTTATTATTTATAACAGTGTatcattatgttattattaactactttattattatatgcttGAGATAAGTATTATTTCAATGATAATATAGGTCCACGATCCATATTTATCCTCTAAATACAACCAATATTTCTCAATGAATACTCACTTAATAATCAATCATTCATACTATTATATTCATGAAGATTCAAACTCTCTAACTAACTTAGTGTTGAAGAGTCTTTTGCAGGTGGATCTCTCTCCTTTAAGAAGTAAAGAATTTCATTTCGGTCATTAAGAGCAATCAAGCAACCACAAGGATCTTATCACCTGCAAAAAACTCTTTGACACTCAAGTTAGTAAGAGAGTTTTGATCTTTATAGATATAGTAGtaaatatatgtgattattaaGTGAATATTTCCTAGGGAATGCTGATTGTATTTATACATGGACTGTGAATCtatgttatgattaaaatatgcAAAAGGCTCTTTGATACTCAAGTCAGTAAGAGAGTTTTGATCTTCATGGATATAGTAGTAAATATGTGATTATTAAGTGAGTATTCCCTAGGAAATGCTGATTGTATTTATAGGACTGATCACATGGACCGTGGATTAGCGATTTGGCCGAGCTTGTATGTGATTGACCCTCCAGTCGAGCTTCTTCGAAAGTCGCTGTTATGGACTTTAGGAAGGCTTTATGCTTGTCAATTTGGATAGGCTTTGTTAGGTGTCGCCGATTTATTCGTCTTGCAAGATGTTCTATGGAATCCTAGGACTCTGCTGATTCTATATCTTGGCGTAGGCTATGATATCTGTGTCTGTCTTGCATTTGTTCTGAGTAGCAGAAGCATTCACGAGTTCCCTTCATTTTACGTTGAGTTAGCCTGCTCCGGTCTATATGAGTCCAACGTTGAAGAGATTGATCTCTCGTCCTTTATCGAGTTGACCTTCTctaccgagcactacttagtacgagcgcttgatgtaagaccaaacactactAAACTTGTAGAAGAAAGGCTTgctaaatataataagataccatttaaCTAGTGTTCAAGAATGAATGAAATATACAAAtgcatatagatatacttaagtttataacagaataccaaggaacgaatatccttGGGTGAACGCTTATATACAATTATTACTAAACGAAGACGCTCGGTCCTCAACTGGGATTccatccaaatgaaagaatccagttccaaccgagtccacaagaaaaccAAACGGTCAAAGACCTTCAGTGACGAACATCAATTTTCATATGGGATTACATACTTAGAAttctttatatcaattcatttctcaacatctatcttcataatttcatacatccatatcatgataaattttcatacttcatacagtcAAAACATAGCAACAATCATTTTTCATACTCATTCAGCAAATCAACGAACATGCATCCATTCAAAACGAAcgtaaaaatcaaattataaccAAGCACTCGTATtaagtggtgctcggtcttacatcAGGCGCTTGTTCTCGTTTccgtaatttaatttttaaataagagcATTCGGCCAAAACcaatagcgttcggtttctacagtgctcggtcttcgaccaACACTCGTTCTCCTTGatgttaaattcataaataagctaagtatttatagcgttcgatttcttcatataattccaTCACTTATTATTATTCGATGTCCTACAGTGTCATTTTCtatggtgttcggcctagagtcttagtactcggcctaggcttatTGGCGATCGGTCTAAACTCTCATGAGttagttcattaaattggctcaccttgtaaataacgttcgatCCTATTAGTCTTTAAGAAATATCATTGTAATCGGTCTCTTTTTCCCCCCCGATAGTAACTCTCTCGGTTTTGATCTgttttggaactggagacctctcggtctcactccaagtgttcggtctcgttcgAGGTTGAAGattaacgttcggtatttggtatcctaagggatctttattcaaattggttcagttgaggttttaataatgaaagatgatagaATATGACATAgatgaaatgactttggttatgaacgagtattccggggaggaataactcatgaatgtatattggaattggtaaagtatgaatgtgagcatgctaagctggcggttcatcctgatattcgtgattactcgtttctcacgtagagaagggtaagtcatgtgtgagaatggtaggaggtcctcgtccttatggttaatttggacggaacggactaacctcgggtggcagctgttgagggtatcacAGTTagtacatcacccgggtgcacgaacgtcgtagctacacataattcatacagtccgaacagtcagagtctagtattaggctttgcatgtaaaagtgaatgaattatcttgtttatttgaattgtgtgaaatctatgttgatgcttgaattgaattacataagcttaccctacttcctgtcttgtccgttttgtacgttcggtggttgtccttctgttgcaatgatcatccgtgtggatgtgagcagaatgAGAAGCTTTgttggaagaggcgctgaaagaagaaaatttggtagaggtAGACGTTAAGGTCGAACAGTAGTACCGTTCGGCCATATGCTGTTTTATTGTTTTGgaggaccgttcggtataagtattttgtaaaccgttcggtttaggTTGTatatttgtacagttttaatCCCTTGCTattttgtaaggccgttcggccataaccgtacattctatcttttgtaagaactgatctgtaatattatgAATGTGATGTTCCTATTATATGACTTTACactatatttttggaatattaCACTAAAAAggttagaaatttttttttgaaccATTTGTACAAATACTGGAACCAAAAGAGATAAAacttttaaacttattttcttaaaattttaaattgaatataatatCATTAGGTTGTTATATGAGCTGAATTCATAATTCCCTAAGGATAGGTAGTGAGAAATCCTAATGAATCCTCTGAAAAATATTCATCAAAACATTAtacaaaatctattttttattattcagtTGAGTTTTTAATACTGTTGAAACTATATTTTacgaaaaaaggaaaaaaaaaagaaaaaaagagtccTACAGAAAAGATCTTGCGTGCTAAAAGATGTACGGCCAAATATTTTGTGTGATGCAATATCACAGAGAACTGTCCCAAACATGGTATAAGAACTGTTTCTGGAAAAGGTTACCTGGTTAATACAGTGTATGTAGATTACTTTTATTGCGGTAATTTATAGAATGAACAGTGATACCTGCACAAAACAAActataaaacacaaattccactTGTAAATTTCCATACTAGCTTTTCTGTATCTTTTGGTTCTTTCTCCTTCTCATGGCTCTAAGCACATCTATCTCTGTCATTACtgtgtttgtttttgtctcTGAGTACGTAactattttcatataatattttctttcacaCCCAATAATGTAGGTACTCTAGGGTTTGTATGCTTATTCCAACACTCATTTAGACAACGACAACCATCACAGTGGCCTCAAACGTCAACACTGCAGATCTCTTTGTACAAAAATCATGCTCCCTacctctctctatatatataaaaaaatgaaaacttttatGCCCTCTTGAAATACAAGTAAAGTTATGTATGAATTCAGACTTGGCACACATTGTCGTGTATGTATGAAAGAATCATTATCCCTTATTATCAAGAGAAAATTCTATTTGCCCTGTGCTTAGAGTGTATttggaaaatatataaaactcaTTTCCACAATATTTACACCACAAAAAGATTAACTTGATATTACTATATAACTAGATATAGAGAAAAAGAGTGTCAACTATACAGGTTAACCATAAGaacattgattaattaaaaaaggGCAATAAAAAATCCTATGATAAATTTggtcaaaagaaaaagaaaaactaaacaaaattgGCACCAAACACCTCCTTCTGATAAAAGATTACACCTTTTTTGTGTATTAATCCGTTGAGTTGTATAATTTGGAATGGCAGATGtacgaaaataaaataaagaaagttgGGTTGTAGAAGCTAGTCCTATTAATGgattgatataaatatatagatatatatagttAGGGCAATAATGTTAAATGAGGTTGATAATAAGGTGATAAGGTTGATGCGTGTTGACAAATGGCAAACAATAATTGTTTGATTACAGGAAAAATGTATAGTTAAACGGTGAGGTCGCTATTAAAAAAGAGAGTATAAATAtgaaagagagaaggaaaataTGAGTAGAAAGCAACTAACATGGCCCATAAAATGTCTACTCATTAGCCCAATGACATGATCCCCATCTTGCTCTCCCTATTCATTTCACCTAGCTTTCACATCCCCTTTTCCCTTCCCTTTGGTTAATTTACAAAAGCCAAACAAGgctcttcatcatcttcaccattTCAGCAGCAGAATGTCTTCGAGTGGGAAGGATTTGCTAGAAGGATCAAGCTCTCCAACAGGGACACCTAGTCGCTATGAGTCTCAGAAGAGAAGGGATTGGAACACTTTTGGGCAGTACTTGAAGAATCAGAGACCCCCAGTTCCACTTTCTCAGTGCAATTGCAACCATGTGTTGGATTTTCTAAGGTATCTGGACCAGTTTGGGAAGACCAAGGTTCACCTTCAAGGGTGCATGTTCTATGGGCAGCCAGAACCTCCAGCACCCTGCACATGCCCCCTTAGACAGGCTTGGGGAAGCCTTGATGCTCTCATAGGGAGGCTCAGGGCTGCTTATGAGGAAAATGGTGGCTCCCCAGAGACTAACCCTTTCGCAAGTGGCTCCATCCGTGTCTATCTCAAAGAGGTTAGAGAGTGCCAAGCTAAGGCAAGAGGTATCCCttacaagaagaaaaagaaggggaCAAATCAAACCAAGCCAAATGATGAATCAACCTCCACCATCCACTTCTCTTGAataccatcatcatcatcaccccTTTCAACATGGTAATTCATTGATTAATCTCATCATCCTTCATTCACTGTGTTTACTTCACTGATTAACTCAATGTGCTGCTTTAGTATCTAGTTTTGTCATTTATAACTGTATAACCTAATGTGGAATTCAATCTAGGAGCATCTGATCTTGTTCATTAAAACATTAGTGTATCAGAAAGTACTATGTTTACACAGTTGCTGTCAAATAGAGAAAGCAGATAGCAAATGTTCATCATATAAACCAAGATTTTCACTTTTAGGTACTACAGTTAATTAGTTTATGAAACATTTTTTGTTGGTATAATATTACTTAACAATGTTATCAGTTCCTTAGGTTGCAAACGTGTGctgataataaaattgtaaagatTGTGTTAAATCCCTCAGACACGCTCTAATACCCGCTGACATGGAATTATTCTGGAAAAATACTTGTGATCTgcataactttaattaaatatttgttatttgcaTGTTAGCTTTTCCCCTAAATTTTTCCCTTTTAAGATTCTGCAGATTTTATGTCCCATGAATGTTCAAAGTGAAATGACTTGGTTTCTCTATTTAGTTTCTATGGATCGAATAAACCAATGATTGAAAGCATTTGATGAATTaaggtttttttctttttaaattcaacgGTTAATTAAGGTTCTACTCAACATTAATAGTTTGTGACAAATAATTGTAGAAAATGCATGCTTTTTGTACGCTTTTCTAATTCACAATTTAATACTAACAAAGTCATGATTATGTGGAATCTGTCTTTGAGTAAATGTTGGAGAAAGAAATCTGAtgctaattatttaattaatcttaTGTTAACCTTAAACATTTCCCACCATCCTCACCTCCATATGCCCCACTTATTGCTATCTTTGATATAGAAGATCTTTCCATGCAAAGGGTGACTGGATATACATGTCTTTTTTCTCCACTTTGTTTCATTACCATGTCAAGTACGGATTCAAATATTCTGTCTTCTTTGTATGTGTCTCCTTTCCTTTCCTGTCCCTTAATAGAAATTTAAcactttagtaaaaaaaataaataacaaattagtATATGATAAAGAATGTTATTTTCCAATCATATATATTGGAGAGAGACAAGTAAGAGAATAGAAAATGGAAACATGTAACTTCTGTCGAAAACGTACCCTTATTAGATCATGTTGTCTAGCCTCTGATTCTGTGGAACAGTACCTATATATTCCTTCTTCACAAGGTTATTAGTCAgcatctttaatttttataagctCATTATTGTTTGGTTAGGCAAATGGTCGAGCTTTGTGCTTCCTCCCATCACCACACATGTTCTTGTCGGtgtttcattaatttaaatacaaCTTCATAAGCAATTTGAACTAGaagctttttttttctatatatattagACATTGAAGACAAGCTCTTGGTTTCAAGTGATTATTCCACTCGAACGTCAAAACTTACTGCACACAACACTCTTTGAGCCTTTAAATTATGCATATCTAGATTATTGAACTACGTAAAACTTGGGTTAGGGCTTCTTTAAGCATATATAATGCTTCCTATAATACAACACTCATACAGAAAATCATGTGTGGCTTATAGCAAAGATCAAGGGAATATTCAGTTTGTACGGCTGTTTGTCTGCACAGTCTGTGTCAGTGTGTGGCAGCTGGTGGCAAGTTAGGATTTTCCTTGTACGTATTATGATCCAAGTATGTGAAAACTATTTGTCGGCAGATTTTTTTGTTGGGAATCTGAGACTTTTTTATGATATAGTATCAGATTTTTTCACTTGTGTTTCAAACATAGTTAAAGAATCAATCGTACTACTTCTATTAAATAGTTGGTGCATCAGTTCTTTCCCtacattctttttcttttcctcgtCCTTAAGTCATAATTATGAACCAGTTAATTTAGAATATTGGTaagctttttcttttaatcagcTTTCCCTACCAAGTTGGTACTACTTCCACTTTGTCTCGATAAACAAAGTTCTACTATTTTCATTTCTAAAAGaaacataacatttttttaacacattttcaataagagaaagaaattaaGGCGAGAGTATCCACCTTTACAAACGTAAGAACTTCATCTATCAGATTATTTTAGGAATTACTAGGTTATATGTTACTGACCCGTGTAGGGTATGCATATCTCTTTTGAAATCTTTAACTTCAGAAATGATATATGCGTCAGAACAAACAAAACCAGTTAAGGGTTATTGGTGGATAAAGGGAATATCTATATTATGGCCCATAAAGCATCTTGCAGCATTAATCCTTCACagtattttattgttttttttaattaaatactaataataacataatgTATGAAACATCACTGATTGTTCTAATTGAAAGAGTCATTTCAGCATTTCTGATATTATTCTTCTCATGACAGATGAATTGAgtcaccatttttttttctgcttttgTATATTAAGAAATTATGACAGAAATAAACTGgtaaaagaagaaattaggCATTTATATTAATCCATGATTATATATCTCCTTGCAGGATAATGTAGCATACAATCAAATCTGGAGATCCTTTTTTCAAGGCATTGGAGGTTCGGTTTCTATTTCGGTCGATGATTTGTTGGCATtgctctttttgtttttctgggGAATTTGTAAGATTCTAGCGTAATGAACAACATACTCATTAAATATATGACTTATGGTTTTGTTTATCTTCAAACTATTGAGTtgcatatatacatatatagttAGAGATTGTCGTGTAATTTTGGAATTGGTTGCCATTGAAATGGTTAGGTATTTTGGTAAATTGGGTTCTATGGTCTTCCAAATGGTGAGTATATATCCTCTGCTTTCTTGTCATCAATGTAAGAAACAAAGTCTTCTCAAACTCATTTTCTAATGTTATTGATGCATTTGTCTTTTTGTGATTCATTACAATCATAATCTTTTTGCCTAGATAGATGTTTACTTCTAATAGTAAAATTGGAGTATATCAAGTTactaatcaatttttatttgtgtttgatgaATGGATCATAGGTAacatttttacctttttaacgTCCTGAAATTGTCTTGTAAgacatttattacaaaaaaaaaacccaaatcattaaataacaattaatttttagaaataaaaaataattagtgattaatttattttttaatttaaaactaaaatttattagtatAAAAGATAGTctttattaagaataaaaatttataattaatttgtaaatttaaatttaaattagtttttaatattagttaCCAAAGTTTTAACTATAAAAGAACTAATGTTTTGAAAGCTAGAACTTTGATAGCTAATGAATTTAGATTGTAATTTATAAActacttataatttttatttacaatacaaattaattttgatactaataatttataaactaatatataaattagttattatagtgactagttattttttatctttaaaattgaatgttactgttatttaataattttcttgatTGTAATTAGTTACCTAATTGTATTATTGATTGAAATTTCAAAACCAAAATTCGATTAggttcttccattttttttaatgtgttttacttatagtttataatttgtaataaattatgttGGAAAAACTTGCtaagcaatatatatatatatatatataggtaaaatatcttaaatgtCAGTGATTGCAACATTGtaggttattattttttgtatataacAAATGCATTTGTCTTTtgcttaaaatttaaaaataaaatattcaaaatatacattaaatagGTATTCActttaatttagtctttttcgGTATTTTTTGTCAGATACCTTCAATTTGTCGTAAAAGaagcgttttttttttttctaaaaggaaAGTGAAATACTGCTTGAATGTCCAATATTTTTTGTGGCAATGTTTCCATTTAATAAgagttaataattattttcttgtcAATTTTGAAATAAGTTTAACTAgtaatcaattttgttttcaccttcaataattttaatatgaaaagatTGAGAGACAATCAAGTTGCACTAATGATTGCAATTCATGTGTCTATGTATATATTCTCTGACATTTTCAATTTCTTGAGacaaattcacttttaaaaaataaagttgtaCAATTCAACGTGGGAGgttttttatttagattaatgatttaagaataataattaacttCAATTGTCGTTAAACATGTTTTAAGAAGAACAAAATTAACTTCTAAACtgttagttttgtttaaaaagttttaagcataaaaattaacttctaaaatttatatacatttataatatgttaaacAATATACACTTATAATGTGTAAAGTTATTTTACACTGCTATTTAATTATGTACATTATTGTTGATATGACTTTTCAGATAATGTATAATACTTCAAAGTATGGatgacaaaatataaaatacttagAAGGTACCAGAACGAATCATacaatttaaaagta
This genomic window contains:
- the LOC108333494 gene encoding protein LIGHT-DEPENDENT SHORT HYPOCOTYLS 10, producing the protein MSSSGKDLLEGSSSPTGTPSRYESQKRRDWNTFGQYLKNQRPPVPLSQCNCNHVLDFLRYLDQFGKTKVHLQGCMFYGQPEPPAPCTCPLRQAWGSLDALIGRLRAAYEENGGSPETNPFASGSIRVYLKEVRECQAKARGIPYKKKKKGTNQTKPNDESTSTIHFS